From a region of the Roseivirga sp. 4D4 genome:
- a CDS encoding aKG-HExxH-type peptide beta-hydroxylase has translation MRTNIDWRRVAAPQEDGYDTEIVLDFIKQSQAYNQSFKTYRHEERPEGFAFDGQVGINKVTDYTMDRFTDAPADHSNIKKAADLLNVWPAVYRQFPKIVHTIHPWIDKTIEGNSLGSCSHSLDHLLGVIYATVNNEHGLAQAYVHEMAHNKLRLLGVMLESTNRFIMNGPTELFESPVRKDRKRPMTAVFHAQYSFMHCTALNVLHLDQTQSVAENNVWMVFLKNNLPRMLEGDALLKRCLKLDKEGELLFEGFFDWSDQILKRGAYLLSQENGN, from the coding sequence ATGAGGACGAACATTGATTGGCGAAGGGTTGCTGCACCTCAGGAAGATGGTTATGACACTGAGATAGTCTTAGATTTTATCAAACAAAGCCAAGCGTATAATCAGTCCTTTAAAACCTATCGTCATGAGGAGCGTCCGGAGGGGTTTGCTTTTGATGGACAAGTCGGCATCAATAAAGTGACAGATTATACAATGGATCGTTTCACTGATGCCCCTGCCGACCATAGCAATATTAAAAAAGCTGCAGACTTACTGAATGTATGGCCAGCGGTTTATCGGCAGTTTCCAAAAATAGTGCATACAATTCACCCTTGGATCGATAAGACCATTGAGGGGAACTCTCTTGGCTCTTGTAGTCATTCGCTGGATCATCTTTTGGGAGTGATTTACGCCACCGTCAATAATGAACATGGACTGGCTCAAGCCTATGTTCATGAGATGGCCCATAATAAGTTGCGTTTATTGGGTGTAATGTTAGAGTCAACCAACAGGTTTATCATGAATGGTCCGACAGAGTTATTTGAAAGCCCCGTTCGAAAAGACAGGAAAAGACCAATGACGGCTGTATTTCACGCTCAATACTCTTTCATGCATTGTACTGCTTTAAATGTTCTGCATTTAGATCAAACACAGAGTGTTGCAGAAAACAATGTTTGGATGGTGTTTTTGAAGAATAACCTACCTAGGATGTTGGAGGGAGACGCATTACTAAAGCGTTGTCTGAAATTGGATAAAGAAGGGGAACTCCTTTTTGAAGGATTCTTTGACTGGTCAGATCAAATTCTAAAAAGGGGTGCTTATCTATTAAGTCAGGAGAATGGAAATTGA
- a CDS encoding sensor histidine kinase, which produces MKILYKVINSKWLQHPVFWVLSIYVIGDYFAISNSLQFIDYFYALLFHISLLFLVYVNLQVLIPRLLQKGKYLFYALFVAILLATTYSLHELTFELLLPLLPTEYYMVSFTDYKVLVTIFLIYLVLTTLLKLSKSWYQLQRVEKEKLSIELNSLKSQVNPHFLFNSLNSIYSLALSKSEQTAETVLELSNLLRYMLYEVGDDKVELSKELEMLENYIELQKLRSDQSTKVTFNISGDPSDKHIAPLLFFPLVENSFKHGVKGVSDDGFITIDLELNEGIQLNIKNNKGLVDDMEKGKYGGIGLENVKRRLALIYPNKHLFEVIETQTDFEVKLKIQ; this is translated from the coding sequence ATGAAAATCTTATACAAGGTCATCAACTCAAAATGGTTACAGCACCCGGTCTTCTGGGTGTTGTCCATTTATGTGATTGGCGATTACTTTGCCATTTCTAATTCATTGCAGTTCATTGACTATTTCTATGCACTGCTCTTTCATATCTCTTTGCTTTTCCTTGTCTATGTGAATCTGCAGGTTTTGATCCCAAGGTTACTGCAAAAGGGGAAGTATCTATTTTATGCACTGTTCGTAGCGATCCTTTTGGCGACTACTTATAGTTTACATGAGTTGACATTCGAATTGCTATTGCCTCTGCTACCTACAGAGTACTATATGGTTTCATTTACAGACTATAAGGTCTTGGTGACCATCTTTCTTATCTATTTAGTATTAACCACATTACTAAAGCTCTCCAAATCTTGGTATCAGCTACAAAGGGTGGAAAAGGAGAAGCTCTCTATTGAATTGAATTCATTAAAGTCTCAAGTCAACCCGCACTTTCTCTTCAATAGCCTGAACAGTATTTACTCGCTAGCGCTGAGCAAAAGTGAGCAAACAGCCGAAACAGTGCTTGAGCTGTCGAATTTACTTCGTTATATGCTTTATGAAGTTGGCGATGATAAGGTAGAGTTGAGTAAAGAACTTGAGATGCTCGAAAATTATATCGAATTGCAAAAGCTGAGATCAGACCAAAGCACAAAAGTGACATTCAATATATCAGGCGATCCATCTGATAAACATATAGCACCATTGCTTTTCTTTCCACTGGTTGAAAATAGCTTCAAACATGGTGTAAAGGGTGTTTCTGATGATGGATTCATCACGATCGATCTTGAGTTAAATGAGGGAATTCAATTGAATATAAAGAACAATAAGGGCCTGGTAGACGATATGGAGAAAGGTAAATATGGAGGCATTGGTCTTGAGAATGTAAAGCGAAGACTGGCCTTGATTTACCCGAATAAACATCTCTTTGAGGTGATAGAAACACAGACTGATTTTGAAGTGAAACTGAAAATTCAATGA
- a CDS encoding FAD-dependent oxidoreductase has product MEIDNIYSNLIRALPALEVFHKEEDLYDYNQNTFSSTSVVKLVAKPKNRDELVDLVKLAYKHRFKLYPFSQGKNWGLGSKLPPNPECLLVDLSRLNRICEHNEKYGIVRVEAGVSFQDLYQFLERFDSNLWLPVIGGSPDASIIGNFLERGHGLGPYGDRVQWVTHLEVVMPDGTLVETGQRIGESLALDKYGVGPNLDRLFTQSNFGIVISANLQLRPCAGFHQVFQFSIDADSNLGVIDYVQKAMHKGLIQDNCFSLWNYEKATAVMGSRIVKHTESNEWFGSITHYSPERSIGLAYREIIEMELKNHVITLEVQDQDSHPDLLWTKAYGVPDYKNLKSAYVYENGMPESPDLDLDNCGIIWLCPAVPFSESDVTVMGRVVSEENQKLNNKDFQLQAGFNALDPLCLRFALAIVYKRSKEADLAALHYHDSLMEKLIKLGYPPFRLGVQSMQFGQYSQEIRALNKRIKKSIDPFEIISPGRYG; this is encoded by the coding sequence ATGGAAATTGATAATATCTATTCCAATTTGATTCGAGCACTTCCTGCTTTGGAGGTATTTCATAAGGAGGAAGATCTGTATGATTACAATCAAAATACTTTTTCATCTACTTCAGTAGTGAAGTTAGTAGCAAAGCCAAAGAATAGAGATGAATTGGTTGACCTTGTAAAGCTCGCATACAAGCATCGCTTCAAATTATATCCTTTCAGTCAAGGGAAGAATTGGGGCTTGGGTTCAAAGCTGCCACCAAACCCAGAGTGCCTACTTGTTGATCTTTCTAGACTCAATCGCATTTGTGAGCATAATGAAAAGTATGGGATTGTTCGTGTTGAGGCTGGCGTAAGTTTTCAGGACTTATATCAGTTTCTTGAGCGCTTTGATTCTAACCTGTGGTTACCTGTGATTGGAGGTTCTCCCGATGCCAGTATTATTGGCAATTTTCTTGAAAGAGGGCATGGTTTAGGGCCATATGGAGATCGGGTGCAGTGGGTCACTCATTTAGAAGTAGTGATGCCAGATGGAACCCTGGTCGAGACAGGTCAGCGCATTGGTGAATCCTTAGCATTAGACAAATATGGGGTAGGTCCAAACCTCGATCGTCTGTTCACTCAATCCAATTTCGGCATTGTAATTTCGGCAAACCTACAGTTAAGGCCCTGTGCTGGCTTTCATCAGGTGTTTCAGTTTTCAATTGATGCTGATAGTAACCTAGGGGTCATCGATTATGTACAAAAAGCAATGCACAAGGGCCTCATACAAGATAACTGTTTTAGTCTTTGGAATTATGAAAAGGCCACTGCAGTAATGGGCTCCAGAATAGTGAAACATACTGAGAGCAATGAATGGTTTGGTAGTATCACACATTATTCTCCCGAAAGATCGATTGGGCTAGCTTACAGAGAAATAATAGAAATGGAACTCAAGAATCATGTCATTACACTAGAAGTTCAGGATCAGGACTCACACCCTGATTTATTATGGACTAAAGCATATGGAGTTCCTGATTATAAGAACCTTAAAAGTGCATATGTCTATGAAAATGGCATGCCTGAATCTCCAGATTTGGACCTGGATAACTGTGGTATCATATGGCTTTGTCCTGCGGTCCCTTTCTCCGAATCTGATGTAACAGTAATGGGAAGGGTGGTCTCTGAGGAAAACCAGAAGCTTAATAATAAGGACTTTCAGCTTCAGGCTGGTTTTAATGCCCTGGACCCATTATGTCTCAGGTTCGCATTGGCAATAGTTTATAAGAGATCCAAAGAGGCGGATCTGGCGGCACTTCATTATCATGATTCTCTAATGGAAAAGTTGATTAAACTCGGATATCCGCCTTTTAGACTAGGAGTTCAAAGTATGCAGTTTGGTCAGTACTCTCAAGAAATTAGAGCGTTAAATAAAAGGATCAAAAAGAGCATTGACCCGTTCGAAATTATATCACCTGGTAGGTACGGGTAG
- a CDS encoding radical SAM protein produces the protein MSVEVRPYGVNCNIACQYCYQNPIKDAGNTTKSYDLKAIKNSILQEGRPFAMFGGEPLLVPEKDLEALFELGYKRYGRNTIQTNGTLINDQHISLFKQYSVNVGISMDGPGALNDARWMGDVSKTRKFTAKSEQALNRLLEEGIPTSLIVTLHKNNASRDKLPVLNKWIKNLSNKGLHHIRLHVLEVDTPYVRNKYALSSEENLQAFMNFTRLEEELPKGFLDVFEDIRHMMEGNDHKASCVWRACDPYTTVAVRGIEGNGQRTNCGRTNKDGIDHVKSDRPGFERYISLYHTPQSYGGCKDCRFFLMCKGQCPGTAIDGDWRNRSENCDTWIALFEYFEKRMIENGKEPLSQSPLRHEIERRMISYWSIGQNPDVSMVISEIEKSEDASIRF, from the coding sequence ATGTCTGTAGAGGTTCGGCCGTATGGGGTTAACTGCAATATTGCTTGCCAGTACTGTTATCAAAACCCTATTAAGGATGCAGGTAACACCACAAAGTCGTATGATTTAAAGGCAATTAAGAATTCTATTCTGCAAGAGGGTAGGCCTTTTGCAATGTTTGGAGGGGAGCCGTTGCTCGTTCCTGAAAAGGACTTGGAGGCGCTTTTTGAGCTAGGTTATAAACGATATGGACGTAATACCATTCAAACCAATGGGACACTCATCAATGATCAGCATATTAGCTTATTCAAGCAGTATAGCGTAAATGTTGGCATTTCAATGGACGGGCCTGGGGCATTGAATGATGCTCGATGGATGGGAGATGTATCCAAAACGAGAAAGTTTACTGCCAAAAGTGAGCAGGCACTCAACCGCTTGTTGGAAGAAGGAATTCCGACTTCCCTGATCGTTACTTTACATAAAAATAACGCCTCTAGGGATAAACTTCCGGTTTTGAATAAGTGGATTAAAAACCTATCAAATAAGGGTTTACATCACATAAGACTTCATGTACTCGAAGTAGATACCCCTTACGTCAGAAATAAATATGCTTTAAGTTCTGAGGAGAACCTTCAGGCCTTTATGAATTTCACTAGACTGGAGGAAGAGCTTCCTAAGGGCTTCTTGGACGTTTTTGAAGACATTCGACATATGATGGAGGGTAATGATCACAAAGCATCTTGTGTCTGGAGGGCCTGTGATCCGTATACAACAGTTGCGGTCAGAGGAATCGAGGGGAATGGTCAACGAACCAATTGTGGTCGTACTAACAAAGACGGGATTGACCATGTGAAGTCGGACCGTCCAGGTTTCGAACGTTATATATCTCTTTATCATACTCCACAATCATATGGAGGATGTAAGGATTGTAGGTTTTTCCTGATGTGCAAAGGACAATGTCCTGGTACTGCTATTGATGGTGATTGGAGGAATAGAAGCGAGAACTGTGATACCTGGATAGCGCTCTTCGAATATTTTGAAAAGAGGATGATCGAAAATGGAAAAGAGCCACTTTCACAATCCCCGTTACGTCATGAAATAGAGCGGAGAATGATTTCTTACTGGTCGATTGGGCAGAATCCGGACGTCAGCATGGTAATTTCTGAAATTGAGAAAAGTGAAGATGCAAGTATTAGATTTTGA
- a CDS encoding LytR/AlgR family response regulator transcription factor, translating into MIKCLVVDDEPLSRNVLKTFINDHPDLTLIGECKDAFRAMEILSKETADLLFLDINMPKLSGINFYKSLNQKPAVIFTTAYPEFAVEGFELNAIDYLMKPIAFERFVQAIQKVKDKLGTAKKPNAIHDHILLKADKKMYRTPFENILYCEALGDYVKVHLIDRTLIVTTTMKGILADLPEDQFVRTHKSYIINKTKFEYIEGNQIKIGEHMVSIGQSYRERVLSALNNG; encoded by the coding sequence ATGATTAAATGTTTGGTAGTAGATGACGAGCCGTTGTCTAGAAATGTATTAAAGACTTTTATCAATGATCATCCCGATTTGACATTGATTGGCGAGTGCAAAGATGCTTTTAGAGCAATGGAAATACTGTCGAAAGAAACTGCTGATCTACTCTTTTTAGATATCAATATGCCGAAGCTTTCGGGGATCAATTTTTATAAATCTTTGAATCAAAAACCAGCGGTGATTTTCACCACAGCTTATCCTGAATTTGCTGTAGAGGGGTTTGAATTAAATGCGATCGATTACTTAATGAAACCGATCGCCTTCGAAAGGTTTGTGCAGGCCATACAGAAGGTAAAAGATAAACTGGGGACTGCCAAGAAGCCAAACGCCATCCACGACCATATTTTACTGAAAGCCGATAAGAAGATGTATCGAACTCCATTCGAAAATATACTTTATTGCGAAGCACTTGGAGACTATGTCAAGGTTCACCTAATCGATAGGACCTTAATTGTAACGACCACCATGAAAGGAATTCTGGCCGATTTACCCGAAGATCAATTTGTGAGAACGCACAAGTCTTACATTATCAATAAGACCAAATTTGAATACATCGAGGGGAACCAGATTAAAATTGGAGAGCATATGGTGTCTATAGGGCAGTCATACCGAGAGCGGGTGCTTAGCGCGTTAAACAACGGATAA
- a CDS encoding DUF483 domain-containing protein — translation MQVLDFDLPDFHRYSWSNDRAAATWQQRFDDIKFALNEVSITLVMQGLRPLGQINIDPERLEEWKSNLYAKGLQAKLIACNEVVNNGRKWDVGQLIFSKSKTTVEQYITAYKNSNSHVMGSLLGYPSCCTKHFTASVRSKSESDPTWTVAGNTEDFKMSKASQFEAIISTEEHLPTCNFVYHKLKLVPFFHIPCSFKCSETSRLASQSLRIGRQIGYSTEMDWLDEILRWPVEWTSLHGISEVKTPVFKLIFNGPAYANKLGLRLMGNEYPIFSEQGIKFPYKQPVKRKVTESTNFKRGLENQISNREVYHEDEH, via the coding sequence ATGCAAGTATTAGATTTTGACCTGCCTGATTTTCACAGGTACTCATGGAGCAATGACCGGGCTGCCGCTACATGGCAACAGCGGTTTGATGATATTAAGTTTGCACTGAATGAGGTTTCGATTACTTTGGTTATGCAAGGTTTAAGGCCCCTCGGTCAGATTAATATTGATCCAGAACGACTTGAAGAATGGAAATCCAACCTTTATGCTAAGGGCTTGCAGGCAAAGCTAATTGCCTGTAATGAGGTTGTGAATAATGGAAGGAAATGGGATGTAGGGCAGCTGATTTTCTCAAAATCTAAAACCACCGTTGAACAGTATATCACAGCATATAAAAATTCCAATAGCCATGTTATGGGCTCACTGTTGGGTTACCCCAGTTGTTGTACAAAACACTTTACGGCAAGTGTGCGGAGTAAGTCTGAATCAGATCCCACTTGGACCGTTGCTGGCAATACGGAAGACTTTAAAATGTCTAAGGCGAGCCAGTTTGAGGCTATAATTAGTACAGAAGAGCACCTGCCGACTTGTAACTTTGTCTATCATAAACTGAAATTGGTGCCGTTCTTTCACATACCCTGTTCCTTCAAGTGTAGCGAAACATCACGCTTAGCTTCCCAGTCCCTGAGAATTGGAAGGCAAATAGGATATTCTACAGAGATGGATTGGTTAGATGAAATCCTGAGATGGCCTGTTGAATGGACATCACTCCATGGGATTTCTGAGGTGAAAACACCCGTCTTCAAACTTATTTTTAATGGGCCAGCCTATGCCAACAAATTAGGACTAAGACTAATGGGTAATGAGTATCCGATTTTTAGTGAGCAAGGGATAAAGTTTCCTTATAAGCAGCCAGTAAAACGAAAGGTGACTGAATCGACAAATTTTAAAAGAGGACTCGAAAATCAAATTTCAAATAGAGAGGTTTACCATGAGGACGAACATTGA